Proteins encoded within one genomic window of Fragaria vesca subsp. vesca linkage group LG1, FraVesHawaii_1.0, whole genome shotgun sequence:
- the LOC101299714 gene encoding pentatricopeptide repeat-containing protein At3g49740-like: protein MQLNYYKQVFTTITEAAGEVLKLNQRLVKLNRSHCYVETLQLFTKINSSQSVRPDHYTVSAAITACAKLRHVVFGTQLHGNAVRSGLKAFPHVANPLLSLYASAGDLDDVRLVFDEIAEPDVYAWTTLLSACAKLGEVEYACKVFDKIPEKSNVAIWNAMITGCAENGAEEVAFGLFCEMRRMGVRCDNYSAASVLSLCCLEGIGFGRQVHCLAVRTGLLGRGSVVNALLTMYFNCGSVAEAFEVFGEAEDGVCDEISFNVMIDGLVGVGRDEEGLIMFKGMQEAGLRPTELTFVSVMSSRLAASVAKHVHAQAIKLGFEAFTSVSNAAITTYTGCGDSQAAYLVFHKLEERDLISWNSMISTYAQVNDSESVILVYLQMQRAGEKPDEFTYGSLLASSVCIETVQMIQAVAHKNGLIFKIQVSNAMVSAYAKQGQMNLAYQTFQDTKYKNLITWNAIISGFMLNGMVNEGLEQFHELLVSELGPDVYTLSIILSMCASITSLRDGKPVHAYILKFGFSQQLCLGNALITMYAKCGVLDWSVRVFEAMNEKDIVSWNALISAYAQHGKGKKAVDCFEAMQDLSSITPDQATFTAVLSACSHAGLVHDGTQIFNSMISNYGFMPEVDHFSCIVDLLGRAGYLDEAETVINSKEIEAHPNIWWTLISSCAAHGNLRLGRIVAGYLLETEQNNPSVYVLLASIYAAAGQWEEAANVRELMNRTGEVKTPGCSWINS, encoded by the coding sequence ATGCAGTTGAACTACTACAAACAAGTCTTCACGACTATAACCGAAGCCGCCGGTGAAGTACTGAAGCTGAACCAGAGGCTGGTGAAGCTTAACCGCTCGCATTGTTACGTAGAGACGCTTCAGCTCTTCACCAAAATCAATTCATCACAGTCGGTTAGGCCGGACCACTACACCGTCTCGGCGGCGATCACGGCTTGCGCGAAGCTACGCCATGTCGTTTTCGGGACGCAACTCCACGGCAATGCGGTTCGCTCCGGCCTCAAAGCCTTTCCTCACGTGGCGAACCCGCTGCTCTCGCTTTACGCGAGCGCGGGAGATTTGGATGACGTAAGATTGGTGTTTGATGAGATTGCAGAGCCTGATGTTTATGCGTGGACGACGCTGCTCTCGGCGTGTGCGAAACTTGGGGAGGTTGAGTATGCGTGCAAGGTGTTTGATAAAATCCCTGAGAAGAGTAATGTGGCGATTTGGAATGCGATGATTACCGGTTGCGCGGAGAACGGGGCTGAGGAGGTTGCGTTTGGTTTGTTTTGTGAAATGCGTAGGATGGGTGTGAGGTGTGATAATTATAGCGCTGCGAGTGTGTTGAGTTTGTGTTGTTTGGAGGGGATTGGGTTTGGGAGGCAGGTGCATTGTTTGGCGGTTAGGACTGGGTTGTTGGGGAGAGGTTCGGTTGTGAATGCTCTGCTTACGATGTATTTTAACTGTGGGAGTGTTGCGGAGGCGTTTGAGGTGTTTGGAGAAGCGGAAGATGGGGTGTGTGATGAGATTAGTTTTAATGTGATGATTGATGGTTTGGTGGGTGTGGGAAGAGATGAAGAGGGTTTGATAATGTTTAAAGGGATGCAAGAGGCGGGTCTGAGGCCGACTGAGCTGACTTTTGTGAGTGTCATGAGCTCGCGTTTGGCTGCGAGTGTTGCTAAGCATGTACATGCGCAGGCGATTAAGTTGGGATTTGAAGCTTTTACATCTGTGAGCAATGCAGCAATAACCACGTATACTGGCTGTGGGGATTCACAAGCGGCGTACCTAGTTTTTCATAAGTTGGAAGAGAGAGATCTTATATCATGGAATTCCATGATCTCGACTTATGCTCAAGTGAATGACAGTGAATCGGTCATTTTGGTCTACCTGCAAATGCAGAGGGCAGGAGAGAAACCAGATGAGTTTACATATGGAAGTTTGTTGGCAAGCTCTGTGTGTATTGAGACCGTGCAAATGATTCAGGCTGTTGCACACAAAAATGGGCTTATCTTTAAAATTCAAGTTTCAAATGCAATGGTTTCTGCATATGCTAAGCAGGGTCAGATGAATCTAGCCTATCAGACATTCCAAGATACCAAGTACAAAAACTTGATCACCTGGAATGCTATTATTTCTGGATTCATGCTGAATGGAATGGTAAATGAAGGGTTAGAGCAATTTCATGAGCTGCTAGTGTCAGAACTTGGTCCAGATGTGTATACCCTGAGTATAATTTTAAGCATGTGTGCTAGCATAACATCCTTGAGAGATGGAAAACCAGTTCATGCCTACATTCTCAAATTTGGGTTCTCTCAACAACTGTGCTTAGGCAATGCCCTCATTACAATGTATGCTAAATGCGGGGTTTTAGACTGGTCGGTAAGAGTGTTTGAAGCAATGAATGAAAAGGATATAGTCTCATGGAATGCCCTGATATCAGCTTATGCACAACATGGGAAAGGAAAGAAAGCTGTTGATTGTTTTGAGGCAATGCAAGACTTATCTTCTATCACACCAGACCAGGCAACCTTCACTGCAGTTCTTTCCGCTTGCAGCCATGCCGGTTTGGTTCATGATGGTACACAAATTTTCAATTCCATGATTAGTAATTACGGCTTTATGCCAGAAGTAGATCATTTTTCTTGTATAGTTGACCTTCTCGGTCGTGCCGGGTACCTTGATGAGGCAGAAACAGTGATAAACAGCAAGGAAATTGAAGCACATCCGAATATTTGGTGGACGCTAATTAGTTCCTGTGCAGCACATGGTAACTTAAGACTAGGAAGAATAGTTGCTGGATATCTCCTTGAAACTGAACAAAACAATCCATCAGTTTATGTGCTTTTGGCAAGTATATATGCAGCTGCTGGTCAATGGGAAGAAGCAGCTAATGTGAGAGAATTAATGAACAGAACTGGGGAGGTGAAGACACCTGGATGCAGTTGGATTAATTCATAA